A window from Candidatus Methylomirabilota bacterium encodes these proteins:
- a CDS encoding cytochrome c, whose product EEISLEEGKVTPEQLARIGEQIFKAKGTCTICHRIGQVGARAPDLAGIGARAAARKPGVSAMAYLVESLLNPGAYVVEGFPKIMPKIDRPPIGLNRSEIWAVVAFLESLGGTVDVKLQDIPETAGAQAIGEGAPVAELKLPGDPKAGQAVFMGKGGCIACHKAGAIGASPLGPDLSQIARIQTPEYIMAKILNPAGMGTVVGYPPNLMPPTFGQVLTAKEYVDLVSFLLSLKGEDGASGSTAKKP is encoded by the coding sequence GAGGAGATCTCCCTCGAGGAAGGGAAGGTGACCCCGGAGCAGCTGGCTCGGATCGGGGAGCAGATCTTCAAGGCGAAAGGCACATGCACGATTTGCCATCGGATAGGTCAAGTGGGCGCCCGCGCGCCCGATTTGGCCGGGATCGGGGCGCGAGCAGCCGCCCGAAAGCCAGGGGTGAGCGCGATGGCCTACCTCGTCGAGTCTCTCCTGAACCCAGGGGCGTACGTGGTGGAGGGGTTTCCGAAGATCATGCCGAAAATAGACCGACCCCCCATCGGGCTGAACCGATCTGAGATCTGGGCGGTCGTGGCATTCCTGGAGTCTCTGGGTGGGACCGTGGACGTAAAACTGCAGGACATTCCCGAAACTGCAGGGGCACAGGCCATAGGGGAGGGCGCGCCGGTGGCCGAGCTGAAGCTCCCCGGCGATCCAAAGGCGGGCCAGGCGGTATTCATGGGCAAGGGCGGGTGCATCGCCTGCCATAAAGCGGGCGCCATCGGCGCCTCTCCTTTGGGGCCGGACCTCTCCCAGATTGCCAGGATTCAAACGCCGGAGTACATCATGGCGAAGATTCTCAATCCCGCGGGAATGGGGACCGTGGTCGGTTACCCCCCTAATTTGATGCCCCCGACGTTTGGTCAGGTGCTGACCGCCAAGGAGTATGTTGACTTGGTTTCTTTCCTTCTGAGCCTCAAGGGTGAGGACGGGGCTTCGGGTTCCACCGCGAAGAAGCCATGA